In Flavobacteriaceae bacterium, the following proteins share a genomic window:
- the rpoB gene encoding DNA-directed RNA polymerase subunit beta, whose protein sequence is MLAKQAERLNFSSIKNRTEYPDFLDIQIKSFQDFFQLETKSEERGDEGLYNTFMENFPITDTRNQFVLEFLDYFIDPPRYTIEECIERGLTYSVPLKARLKLYCTDPEHEDFETIVQDVYLGTIPYMTPSGTFCINGAERVVVSQLHRSPGVFFGQSFHANGTKLYSARVIPFKGSWIEFATDINSVMYAYIDRKKKLPVTTLFRAIGFERDKDILEIFDLAEEVKVSKSGLKKVIDRKLAARVLNTWHEDFVDEDTGEVVSIERNEIVLDRDTILDKENIEEIIEAGVKTILLHKEDGQSGDYAIIHNTLQKDPTNSEKEAVEHIYRQLRNAEPPDEETARGIIDKLFFSDQRYNLGEVGRYRMNKKLGLDIGMDKQVLTKEDIITIIKYLIELINSKAEIDDIDHLSNRRVRTVGEQLSSQFGVGLARMARTIRERMNVRDNEVFTPIDLINAKTLSSVINSFFGTNQLSQFMDQTNPLAEITHKRRLSALGPGGLSRERAGFEVRDVHYTHYGRLCPIETPEGPNIGLISSLSVYAKVNNLGFIETPYRKVDNAVVDIKGAPIYLSAEEEEEQLIAQANIPVDENGKILQEKVIARMEGDFPVVEPTDVHYTDVAPNQISSISASLIPFLEHDDANRALMGSNMMRQAVPLLRPEAPIVGTGLERQVASDSRVLVNAEGVGVVEYVDANEITIKYERTDEEAMVSFDSDTKTYPLTKFRKTNQGTSVSLKAIVRKGDKVTKGQVLCEGYATQNGELALGRNMKVAFMPWKGYNFEDAIVISEKVVRNDVFTSIHIDEYSLEVRDTKLGNEELTNDIPNVSEEATKDLDENGMIRVGAEIKPGDILIGKITPKGESDPTPEEKLLRAIFGDKAGDVKDASLKASPSLHGVVIDKKLFARAIKDKRKRAKDKEDITQLEDIYDNKFDDLKAILIDKLFVIVGGKTAQGVSNDLGEEVFPKGKKFTLKMLNAVDDYAHLVSGKWTTDDHTNKLVADLIHNYKIKENDLQGSLRREKFTISVGDELPAGIIKLAKVYIAKKRKLKVGDKMAGRHGNKGIVARIVRHEDMPFLEDGTPVDIVLNPLGVPSRMNIGQIYETVLGWAGQKLDRKYATPIFDGATLDQINGFTDEAGIPRFGHTYLYDGGTGDRFDQPATVGIIYMLKLGHMVDDKMHARSIGPYSLITQQPLGGKAQFGGQRFGEMEVWALEAYGASATLREILTVKSDDVIGRAKTYEAIVKGEPMPEPGLPESFNVLMHELKGLGLDIRLEE, encoded by the coding sequence AGTTAGAGACTAAATCAGAAGAAAGAGGTGATGAAGGGTTATATAATACCTTCATGGAGAACTTCCCGATTACAGATACTCGTAATCAATTTGTCTTAGAGTTTTTAGATTATTTTATCGATCCACCAAGATATACAATAGAAGAATGTATAGAAAGAGGATTAACATACAGTGTCCCACTTAAGGCAAGGCTTAAGTTGTACTGTACAGACCCTGAACATGAGGATTTCGAGACCATTGTCCAGGATGTGTATTTAGGTACAATACCTTATATGACTCCAAGTGGTACATTTTGCATAAATGGTGCAGAACGTGTAGTAGTTTCTCAGTTACATCGTTCGCCAGGGGTTTTCTTTGGACAATCTTTTCATGCTAATGGAACAAAATTATACTCAGCAAGAGTAATTCCTTTTAAAGGATCTTGGATAGAGTTTGCTACCGATATTAATAGTGTAATGTATGCTTATATCGATAGAAAAAAGAAACTACCAGTAACAACACTTTTTAGAGCTATTGGTTTTGAAAGAGATAAAGATATTCTTGAAATATTTGATCTTGCAGAAGAAGTAAAAGTATCTAAATCTGGATTAAAAAAGGTAATCGATCGTAAATTAGCGGCACGTGTACTTAATACATGGCATGAAGATTTCGTAGATGAAGATACTGGAGAAGTTGTATCTATCGAACGTAATGAAATTGTTTTAGATAGAGATACTATATTAGATAAAGAAAATATAGAAGAAATAATTGAAGCTGGAGTAAAAACAATTCTTTTACATAAAGAAGATGGACAATCTGGTGATTATGCAATTATTCATAATACATTACAAAAAGACCCTACAAACTCAGAAAAAGAAGCTGTAGAACACATTTATCGTCAATTACGTAATGCTGAGCCGCCAGATGAGGAAACAGCACGTGGTATTATAGATAAATTATTCTTTAGTGATCAACGTTATAACTTAGGTGAAGTTGGTCGTTATAGAATGAATAAAAAATTAGGATTGGATATCGGAATGGATAAGCAAGTGCTTACTAAAGAAGATATCATAACTATTATAAAGTATTTAATAGAACTTATTAACTCTAAAGCAGAGATTGATGATATTGATCATTTATCTAACCGTCGTGTACGTACAGTAGGAGAACAATTATCATCTCAATTTGGAGTTGGTTTAGCACGTATGGCTCGTACTATTCGTGAGCGTATGAATGTTCGTGATAATGAAGTATTTACACCTATCGATTTAATTAATGCTAAAACATTATCATCTGTAATTAATTCGTTCTTTGGTACAAATCAGTTATCTCAATTTATGGATCAAACGAATCCATTAGCAGAGATTACACATAAGCGTCGTTTATCGGCATTAGGACCTGGAGGTTTATCTCGTGAAAGAGCTGGTTTTGAGGTGCGTGATGTACACTATACACATTACGGACGTCTTTGCCCAATTGAAACACCAGAAGGACCAAATATTGGATTAATATCCTCTTTAAGTGTATACGCTAAAGTAAATAACTTAGGGTTTATCGAAACGCCATATCGTAAAGTAGATAACGCCGTAGTAGATATAAAAGGAGCTCCAATATATTTAAGTGCAGAAGAAGAAGAAGAACAATTAATTGCTCAAGCTAATATTCCTGTTGATGAAAATGGTAAAATATTACAAGAGAAAGTAATTGCTCGTATGGAAGGTGATTTCCCTGTAGTTGAACCAACAGATGTACATTATACAGATGTTGCGCCAAACCAAATATCATCTATATCAGCATCTTTAATACCTTTCTTAGAGCACGATGATGCCAATCGTGCTTTAATGGGGTCTAATATGATGCGTCAAGCTGTACCATTATTACGTCCTGAAGCACCAATTGTTGGAACAGGATTGGAGCGCCAGGTAGCATCAGACTCAAGAGTATTAGTAAATGCAGAAGGAGTAGGTGTAGTTGAATATGTTGATGCTAACGAAATTACTATTAAATATGAACGAACAGATGAAGAAGCTATGGTTAGCTTTGATTCTGATACGAAAACATATCCGTTAACAAAATTCAGAAAAACCAATCAAGGAACTTCTGTTAGCCTTAAAGCAATTGTTAGAAAAGGAGATAAAGTAACTAAAGGACAAGTATTGTGTGAAGGTTATGCAACTCAAAATGGTGAATTAGCTTTAGGTAGAAATATGAAAGTAGCCTTTATGCCATGGAAAGGGTATAATTTTGAGGATGCAATTGTAATTTCTGAAAAAGTAGTACGTAACGATGTTTTCACATCTATCCATATTGATGAATATTCATTAGAGGTAAGAGATACAAAACTTGGTAATGAAGAATTAACAAACGATATTCCTAACGTTTCAGAAGAAGCTACAAAAGATCTTGATGAAAACGGGATGATTCGTGTTGGTGCAGAAATTAAACCAGGAGATATTCTTATTGGTAAAATAACACCAAAAGGAGAAAGTGACCCTACACCAGAAGAAAAATTATTAAGAGCAATTTTTGGAGATAAAGCTGGAGATGTTAAAGATGCTTCATTAAAAGCATCCCCTTCTTTACATGGTGTTGTAATTGATAAAAAATTGTTTGCAAGAGCAATTAAAGATAAACGTAAAAGAGCTAAGGACAAAGAAGATATTACTCAATTAGAGGATATTTATGATAATAAATTTGACGATTTAAAAGCAATTTTAATTGATAAGTTATTTGTAATCGTAGGAGGGAAAACTGCTCAAGGTGTATCTAACGATTTAGGTGAAGAAGTATTTCCTAAAGGAAAGAAATTTACACTTAAAATGTTAAATGCTGTAGATGATTATGCACATTTAGTTTCTGGTAAATGGACAACAGATGATCATACAAATAAACTTGTAGCTGACTTAATTCATAACTATAAAATTAAAGAAAACGATTTACAAGGATCTTTAAGAAGAGAGAAATTTACGATTTCTGTTGGAGATGAATTACCTGCAGGTATTATAAAACTTGCTAAAGTTTATATCGCTAAAAAACGTAAACTTAAAGTAGGAGATAAAATGGCAGGACGTCATGGTAACAAAGGTATTGTTGCTCGTATCGTTCGTCATGAAGATATGCCATTCTTAGAAGATGGGACACCAGTAGATATTGTATTAAATCCATTAGGTGTACCTTCTCGTATGAATATTGGTCAGATATACGAAACTGTATTAGGATGGGCTGGACAAAAATTAGATCGTAAATATGCGACACCTATTTTTGATGGGGCTACCTTAGATCAAATTAATGGATTTACAGATGAAGCTGGAATCCCAAGGTTTGGACATACCTATCTTTATGATGGAGGTACAGGAGATCGTTTTGATCAACCAGCAACAGTAGGAATTATCTATATGCTTAAACTAGGGCATATGGTAGACGATAAAATGCACGCACGTTCTATAGGACCATACTCTTTAATTACACAGCAACCTTTAGGTGGTAAAGCACAATTTGGAGGACAACGTTTTGGAGAGATGGAAGTATGGGCACTTGAAGCTTATGGAGCTTCTGCGACATTAAGAGAAATCTTAACAGTAAAATCTGATGATGTTATTGGTAGAGCTAAAACTTACGAAGCTATCGTAAAAGGAGAGCCAATGCCAGAACCTGGTTTACCAGAATCTTTCAACGTATTAATGCACGAATTGAAAGGACTTGGATTAGACATAAGATTAGAAGAATAA